The genomic DNA TACCGTCCTGCTGCCAGCGCTGTACAATCTCCAGCGCCCGGCGGTCAGAGGAGAGCATGGCGTTGCCGAGCGGCTGGTCATACTTGTCCAGTAAAAACAGTCCTTTACCCTGAGCCGATATCCCGACGCCTTTGATTTGTGCGCCGCCAATGTCGGCATTTTTAAGCAGCAGGGCGACGGTGGCGTGGCACTGCTGCCAGAGTTGGTGCATATCCCGCTCAGCGTGGCCTGCGTGTGGGCTGAGTGTGGCAACCGAGCGGCGCTCAATACAGACTTCCTGGCCCTGGCGGGTGTACAGACCGGCTTTTAGATACGTTCCGCCACAATCGATACCCAGCCAGAAGGGCTCTTTTTCACTCATCGTTGACTCTCTTGTCTTACGCCCTCTCTTCAGGAGAGGGCGGGGGGGATCAGGCTGCGTGCTTATGCGGATTCACGCCGGGGTTGGGTTCCGCTCCGGCATCGCATTTCGCCGGTAGCATCAGGGCGAGCAGCGAGGCCAGCGCCAGCGAAACCGCGAGGCAGTACACCCCGGCATCTTTGCTGTAGAGGGTGATCAGCACGCCCACCGCGTAAGGGCCGCAGAACCCACCGAGGTTACCCAGGGCGTTAATCACGCCGCGAGCGCCACCGGCCATCTCTGCGCTGAACAGGCGCGCCGGGATCGTCCAGAACACACCCGCAGCGGACTGCAGGAAGAAGCCACAGCCCACCAGCGCGGCATAGGCCAGCCAGATGTTCTCTTTCAACGCCACGGAGAGGAACATGCAGAGCGCGAAGCCAATCAGCGGCAGGGAGACGAACAGCTTGCGCTTGCCGGTACGGTCAGACAGTGAGGAGAACAGGAACATGCCCGCAATGGCGCCGACATAAGGCAGGATGGCGAGCATTCCCACCTGGCCGATGCTGGTATGCGTCAGCTCTTTGAGAATGGTCGGTAGCCAGAGGGTGTAACCGTAAATCCCGGTCTGGTAGAAGAAGTTCAGGGCAATCAGCTGCCACATGGTTTTGTCGGACAGAACAGCACTCAGCGAGGCATTTTTCACCGCTTTTCCGGCAATAGCCTGCTGTTCTGCGGCCAGCGTTTGTATCAGATAATTTTTCTCGGCCTCGGAGATCCAGCGAGCCTCCTGCGGGCGGTCGTAGACGGTGAACACCCAGAGCACCAGCACCACAATGGACATCAGCCCTTCAATGATGAACAGCCAGCGCCAGTCGAGTGCGGTGATAATCCAGCCCGACAGGGGCGCGGTGATGATCCCCGCAATGGGAACAAACATGATGACAATCGCATTGGCGCGGCCGCGTTCGGCGTCCGGGAACCAGTTACTGATCATCGTGAGCACCACAGGCAGCATCCCGCCTTCTGCCACACCGAGTAAGAAGCGCAGTGCCAGCAGTTGATACTGATTGGTCACAACGCCGGTCAGGACCGAAATCACCGCCCAGGCAACCAGTGACCAGCCAATAAACTTCTTACCGCTGCCATGCACGGCGATCTTGCCGCCGGGCACCTGCAGGAACAGATAACCGATAAAGAAGATCCCACCCGCCAGGCCTGCCATGGTGGCAGAGATACCTAACTCTTCATCCATACCGCCTGGCATCGCAAATGCAATATTCACGCGGTCCATATATGAAATAATACAGGCGATAAGAATAGGCGGAATGATTCTTAACCAGCGCTGGCGCGGAATATCCGCTTGTAGAGCATGAGTAGAAATATTCATATTTAATATCTCAGTGAATGTAACCGGAATAAGATTTTTATTGTTATTGCGTTGCTTTTTTCATTTCACTAATGCCGTCGCGCAAAATAGCGATACGATGGCTGACGTTAGCATTAGCATTTATTTCCAGTAATTTAATACCGGAGAATTTCAATGTTGCGGCGCTCGCCGCAGTAAAAAGTGCTTTTACCTGTTCGGTGGTCATTAAACTGTCGGTACAGAACGGGGAAAATGGCGCATGCAGATCCTGCCATTCGCCGTACGCTCCGCGAGCGGAGGTCCCGGAGAACATCAGTGCGCCCAGCTTCCCGGCCTCAAGTGCGGCTTTAACATGTTCAGGCGGCAGCGCGGTATTGCGTCCTTCGATAGCCGACCGCGCCCAGTTGATGCATACGCTGATATCCGTTTCTTTCACCACCTCAAGCACCTGCGCTAAGGGCAAAAACCCCTTGCGTGGCGCGGGGCCGGTCATTGCATCGCAGTGTTCAAGCACCAGGTCGCATGACCAGTCCCATGAGGTGATTTCGCGTACAGAACGGGAAAACGCAGCGGTAGCTTGTTCAACAGACGGGTTTCCCGCCTGCGGCGCGGCTTGCATCTCCAGAGCGATAATTTTGCCTGGAAAGCGAGTATTGATGGCATCAATCTTTCGCAGCAGATGGCGGTAATAGTCAACGCAGGCTTTGCGCTGTTCTTCATCGGCAGAGGCCAGGCCAAACGCGCCATTTGTGCCGCGGCGGCGCATGGTTTCCATCACCGCGGTAACCACCATTTGCCAGTCCCCCGGCGTATGGCGGAACAGCCATTCGTCACCCAACGGATGGAGATCCTCAAGACACGGTTGCTCCAGCCCGCGAATGTCTGGCGTGTCGGAAAGCGCTCGCCAGAAGTCCTGCTCTTCTTGTTCCCCTTGCTGATGAAACGAGGGTGCGCAGGGATACGCACCAATTATAAAACCGGTGTTAGTCATTTCGCATTCCCAATAGAGTTCAGAAAATTAATCTATTTCGCTGATTGCTACTTTCACCACAATTTTACGAATTGCCGATACCTTATTTTTAATACAGGCAGGACGGTGAACATCCTGCGGAAAAAATATGGCGTACGTGCCGGGCGTCATTTCTATAAATGATTCATTTTCGCTGCCGTGATAAAAAATAATATCCCGCTGTTCCAGCAGTGATTCGCTTATTTCGTTATTGCCGGTATCAATGGCGACACCGATTTTCTCTTCACCCCATGCCAGAAACTGTATGTCCAGATAGCGACGGTGCACTTCGGGACGGTTCTCATCCCACGTCCGGGTGGTGAGGTCGAGCACCTGAGCAAAAATGTTACGTCCGTCAATGTCCACCACGCCAGGTGCCAGCGCCGTGAAATCCGTGGTGCGCAGAAAATCGAGTGCTTTCTCTATCGCCCGCGGCAGGCGACACGGATTTGGCTGCGAAATATGTCCTAAAATCATGACCCACTCCTTACAGAGACTGGATTTTCGCCCACACGCTGTCGTCAATGGTGATGCCGTTGCGGCGGTTCTCTTCGAGCAGACGTGTGAATTCATGACCCGGCAGTCGAACCGCGACGTTTTCATCAGCCCGCTCGGCGTTGATGATAAAGTCCATGATGCGCTGCAGTTTGGCATCGCGGGTGGGTCCGTCGATCAAACGATCGACCTCGATGGCGATAAAGATTTGTGACACGCCATATTCGTCGCTGTTGTCCTGGGTCACTTCCGCAACGGAGGATCCGTTGGAGAGCAGGGTTGCGATCATGTCGAGGACGATGGATAAGCCCGATCCTTTCCAGTAGCCCATCGGCAGAATGCGGCGGTTTTTCTCGATCACACCAGGTTCTCTGGTGAGGTGCCCTTCATCATCAAAGCCCCCATCCACCGGCAACGTGCGTCCGGCCAGGCGATTCACTTCCAGCATGCCGTAGGAGAACATTGACATCGACATATCGACCATTGTGATCGGCGTAGACGGAATCGCCACGATCAGAGGGTTAGTGCCGATGCAGCACGCTTTTGAGCCCCAGGCTGGCATGACGGCAATGGAGTTAGTCCAGCAGATCCCGATGTACCCCTTCTCTGCGGCCTGCCAGCCGTAGCTGCCGCCGCGCATCCAGTGGTTGGCGTTTCGCAGTGCCACCAGGCCGATACCGTGGTCGGCGGCCAGTTCGGTGGCGCGATCCATCATCTTTTTCGCCGTCAGGTTGCCAATGGAACGTCGGGCATCCCACTGTTCGATGGCACCCAGCGAGGTCACCCGTGTTGGCTGGGCATCAGGAATGATGTCGCCGGCATCAAGCTGCTGAATGAAACGAGGGAAGCGGTTAACCCCGTGTGAATAGACGCCCGATTCCGTGGTGCGGGCAAACATCTCCGCGCAGGCGTCGGCGGTGTCCGCTTTTACGCCGCGATCGACCAGGACCCGCCTGAACGCCGCTTTTAACTCTTCAAAGGTCACTTTCATCCCTGTTCTCCTGTTTTTGTCGGGGCAAGTGCGAGTGCTTTTTTATCGCTAAATTTCACTATGCGAAATATGATTTCAAATATAGCGATCAAATTTTGCCAGATCAACGACATTCATGATTTTCAAAATCGATTAAAATCAACTGGTTGTGTTTTTTCTGTTGAGATCGTGAACTGAACCACACTTTGCGCTACCATCAGGACGCGATAAAAAGGAGCCATTGGATGAGCACGAAAGAGAGCGAAATGACGCAAGAAAAAGAGAGGCCAGCAGGTAGCCAGAGCTTGTTTCGCGGCCTGATGCTGATTGAGATCCTCAGCAACTACCCGAACGGGTGTCCGTTGGCCCATTTATCGGAACTGGCAGGGCTGAATAAAAGCACCGTGCACCGCTTACTGCAGGGATTACAGTCGTGCGGGTACGTTACCCCGGCGCCTGCGGCGGGCAGCTACCGCCTGACCACCAAATTTATCGCCGTCGGGCAAAAGGCGCTGTCGTCGCTGAATATCATTCACGTGGCGGCCCCGCACCTTGAGACGCTGAATATCGCCACCGGTGAGACGGTGAACTTCTCAAGCCGCGAGGACGATCACGCCATTCTGATTTATAAGCTGGAGCCCACAACCGGTATGCTGCGCACGCGTGCTTACATCGGTCAGCATATGCCGCTCTATTGTTCGGCGATGGGCAAAATCTACATGGCGTTTGGTCATCAGGACTATGTGGCGAGCTACTGGCAGAGCCATCAGGAGCAGATCCAGCCGCTCACCCGCAACACGATTACCGAACTGAGCGCGATGTATGACGAGCTGGCGGAAATCCGCGAGCACAGCATGGCGATGGATAAAGAAGAGAACGAGCTGGGCGTCTCCTGTCTTGCCGTACCGGTGTTTGATATTCATGGCCGCGTGCCGTACGCGATCTCCATTTCGCTCTCGACGTCCCGCATGAAGCAAATTGGTGAAAAAAACCTGCTGAAACCGCTGCGGGAAACGGCAGAGGCTATCTCAAAAGAGTTGGGTTTTAACGTGCGCGGAGCGTGACAGATGAACCGATTTATCCTGGCTGATACGGAAAAATGCATTGGCTGCCGTACCTGCGAAGTGGCCTGCGTGGTGTCGCATCAGGGAATGCTTTCTGCAGGCGCGTTTGCGCCCCGCATTCGGGTGGTCAAAGGCGGCGCATTCACTACGGCTGTGGGCTGCCATCAGTGTGAAGATGCCCCTTGTGCCACTGTTTGTCCGACACAGGCTATTCGCCACACCGCGGGTGCCTGGCGGGTGGAGCCGGCGCGCTGTATTGGCTGTAAAAGTTGTGTGGTAGCGTGCCCGTTTGGGGCGATGCAGGTTCAGCGAGTGGGGAACCGCGTTCAGGCGGTGAAATGTGATATGTGCGCAGATCGCGAGGCTGGACCCGCCTGTGTGGAGGCGTGCCCAACCCACGCGCTGCGCTGCGTTGACCCCGCCAGATTACGCACCGAACGGCTGCATAATCTGGCGTAACGCGTTACTGGCTATCTTCGCGCCAGGCGTACTCAATCTCTTCGGCGAGAATTTTCACGCCCGCTTCGATTTTCTCCGGATCGGGCACGTAGTTCATGCGCATGCACTGATGCGTATGCGGCCACGGCTTATCCAGACCCGGGAAGAAGTAATCACCCGGTACCATCAACACGCCGCGCTTTTTCAGGCGCTGGTAGAGAAGCTCGGTGGTGATCGGCAGATCCTTAAACCACAGCCACAGGAAAATTGCCCCTTCAGGTTTGTGGATCAGGCAGCGTTCTTCCGGTAAGTAGCGGCGAAGAATGGCGATCGTTTCCTGTACCCGCTGGTAATAGAACGGCTTGATAACCTCGTTCGACAGGCGCAGCAGGTCATTACGTTTGATCATTTCACACATCATCGCCGGGCCGATTCCCCCCGGGGAAAGGCTGATAATGCCGTTCATGTTGGTAATGGCGGTGATGATTTTTTCATTGGCGATGATGATCCCGCAACGGCTGCCCGGCAGACCCAGCTTGGAAAGGCTCATACACAGGACGATGTTCGGGTTCCACAGCGGACGTGCTTCGCTGAAGATGATCCCCGGGAACGGCACGCCATAAGCATTATCAATCACCAGCGGGATGTCGTGCTGATTCGCCAGCGCATCCAGCTTCATCAGTTCGTCGTCGGTGATGACGTTGCCCGTTGGGTTGGTTGGACGTGATACGCAGATCATGCCCGTCTCTTCACCAATATGCAGATGTTCAAAGTCGACATGATATTTGAACTGGCCTTCTGGCAGCAGCTCAATATTCGGGCGCGCCGAGACGAACAGATCCTCTTCGAGGCCGGAATCGGCATAGCCGATGTACTCTGGCGCCAGCGGGAACAGCACTTTTTTGGTGGTGCCGTCGGCGCGACGGCCTGCGAAAAGATTAAACAAGTAGAAAAATGCGCTCTGACTGCCGTTTGTCAGTGCAATATTCTGTGGTTCGATATCCCAACCCAGCTCTTTGCGCAGCATTTCAGCGAGCAGCGTCAGCAGTTCGGTTTTACCCTGCGGGCCGTCGTAGTTGCAAAGCGCATCGGTTGCTTTCCCGCTTTCCAGCATCTGAGCCAGCAGCGTCTGAAAATAGGTGTTCATCTCCGGGATTTGAGCCGGGTTTCCGCCGCCGAGCATGATGGCGCCTGGTGTGCGCAGCCCGTCGTTGAGGTCCTCCATCAGGCGAGTAATGCCTGAATGGCGGGTGAATTTGTCGCCGAAAAGTGAAAACGTCATAGCAGGTGATCTGTCGAGCTTATTTTGAAAGTGGGTAACCATAACGCTAGCACCGTGCTGGTGCAAATCGAGAGATGCGGTCGGGATTGTTGTTTTATGTGGCGGGAAGGTATTTAGGTAGTGGATTGTTCTGGTGAAATATCCCTCTCCCGGAGGGGGAGAGGGAACCGGTTGGCGTCGTTATTGATTACCCGCCCACACCACCATGACCTTATCGCCATTGTGCTCGCGAACGAAGCCGTAGCCTTCTTTCAGCGACAGCGTGGTTTGTTTGCCTTCACCTATTGCGGGATGACGGGCGCGGAACTGGCCCAGAACCTGCCAGTGGGCGACGGTTAAGGCCTGCTTGCCCGTCACGTCCTGCCAGTTCATATCCGAGCGGGTGCCCTGTAATGGATCAGACCCTGTCGGTCCGAATGGCCGCTCGGATTCATCGCCGTAGTAAATTTGTACGCTGCCCGGTGCGAGCAGGAGCAGCTCTGCGGCACGCTGGCCGCCTTCACGGAAAAGGCGTGTGTCATGCGACGAGAGATAGCTCAGGACATTGAAGCTTTGCAGTTTTTCCGCCATCTGCTGCCAGGTCAGGTCGATGTCCGCCAGACAACCGACCGCTTTTGCTGCCTGCTCCTGATAATCAAAGTTGATCATCGCGTCAAACCCGTGGCGGTAATAATCGCTTTGCATCACGCCGTGGCCCCATGACTCGCCGGTCATCCAGAACGGGGTATTGTCGAGTTTTTTGTCGGGGTTCGCGCCTTTCCAGGCTGCCAGCGCCTGGCTGGCCTGATCTTTCAACTGCTGCCAGGCCTCGAGTTCCACGTGTTTTGCCGTATCCACCCGGAAACCGTCAATGCCATAGTCACGTACCCACTGGCTGAGCCAGTGGGTCAGGTAATCACGCGGGGTGTAGCCCGAAATGGCCTTCGCGTGGGTATCAGGTTTATGTTGGTAGAAGTTGGGTAAACCGGAAGGGGTCGTCGACTCCGTTTTCAGGTCCGGCAGGAATGCCAGCGACAGGGTTAAATCGTCGAAGCCGGGATTGTCATAATCACCAATGTCGGTGCGGATCCACTTTTTACCCCACCATTTTTCCCAGGCGGCTTTGTCGCTGAAGTTGATGTAATCGTTGAAGCTGTGCCAGCTTTGGCCTGCTCCCGGCTTCCAGTCCGTCCAGTGCTCGCCCAGCGTTTTTTTCAGTTCTTCACCCTGCAGATAAAGGGCCCCGAACTGGAACGCCTGCATGTCTGCGAGCGTCGCGTAACCCGTGTGGTTCATGACGATATCAAACAAGATGCGGATCCCGCGTTTATGCGCTTCATCGACAAGGTGGCGTAAATCATCTTCGGTGCCCATGTTGGCATCAAGCGTGGTCCAGTCCTGGGTGTAGTAGCCATGATAGGCGTAGTGGGGGAAGTCACCTTTGGTGCCACCGCCAACCCAGCCGTGGATCTGCTCCAGCGGGGAGCTTATCCAGAGCGCATTCACGCCCAGCTGCTGTAAATAATCGAGCCGGGTTGTAAGCCCCTTGAGATCGCCACCGTGGAAGGTGCCGATCTCCTGCATGCCATCTTTGTGGCGTCCATAGCTGTTATCGTTAGAGGGATCGCCGTTGACAAAGCGGTCAGTCAGCACGAAATAGACGGTGGCGTTTTGCCAGCTAAAGGGCGCGGGTTTGTCGGTCTCAGCGCGTTCAAGCAGCAGCAGACCGTTGCTGTTGGCGGCGGGTTGCAGGGTGATTTTTCCATTCTGCACTGTTGCAGTCTTTTTGCTGTAGAAATCACGGACCACCGATCCTTCCGGGAAATCGTTGCCAACTTCAAGCGTCAGGGGCTTACCGTCCCACTTCGGACACTGGCGGGTAACGTTTGCAACCGACGGTTCCGCTGTGCTCTGAATAGTCAGCATCAGTGTAGGCGTACCGGAGCGGGTATCGACACGCATCTGATACTCGCCGTCGCGGAACAGTCGCCACTGCGGCGGCGTGCCGTCACATTTTTTAAGCGACAGCATCTCATTGAGTTTTATTGCATCCGTTGGCTGCCAGCACGTGTTGTCAAAACTCAGCGTAAGAGGGCGAGTACCCTTCGCAAGCTTTGCCTGGCTGGTGAATATCCCGGTACCTTCGGCGCTAAAGGTGTTGAAACCCGGTGATGACCAGTCAGCATGAGCCAGTGCGGGTAACATCAGAAAAGCTAATGCGGTGCGTTTCATTCCATTTTCCTGTCGCGGCATTTTTGACCAGTGTGCCATCAGGTGTGGGGTAAAAACTCATCCCCCGGGGCTTTCTGCAAGGATGACGCGTGAGGATGAGTGATCCCGCGCAAAATTAGGAAGTTATCTGCGAGTTCGCGCACAATTTTTCAGAATTGATGCTTATGTGAGCAGGTTTCAGGTGACATAGTTTCGGAATTGGACTATTTCTATACGTGCTCTTGCAGTCTATTTTTGTTATGATTTGAGATTCCGCTCTCAAATTTGTGAAAAAAATAAGGTGTTGGAATGTTTATATCCGACCAGGAGACCTAATGATATCGACTCCCATTCGACGATATGGGGCCGCGATACTCATGTTACTCACCATGGCATTTTCGGGTGAGGTGCTTGCGAAGACGCACACGGATACAACGAGTAAGAAAGCCCACGTAATAAAGACGACAAGTAGTAAGGTTAGCAGTAAACAAGAGTATTCTCGCAATAGTGCAAAGAGTAGTTCACTTCCTGATTTGCGAAAATACCCTTCCGGAACACCAAGGAAAAAAGCGTTTCTCCGGACGGTAATGCCTTACATCACAAGTCAAAACGCCGCGATTACTGCGGATCGTAACTGGTTGATTGCCAAACAGTACGACAGCCGTTGGTCGCCATCAGAACGCGCGCGCCTGAAAGATATCACCAAACGCTACAAGGTGAGCTGGAACGGTAACACGCGCCGTGTGCCGTGGAACTCTCTCTTAGAGCGTGTCGACATTATCCCGGGGAGCATGGTTGCGACCATGGCTGCAGCCGAAAGTGGCTGGGGTACCTCGAAACTGGCGCGTAATAACAACAACCTGTTTGGTATGAAATGTATCAAGGGTCGTTGTAACAATGCACCAGGTAAGGTGAAAGGTTATTCTCAGTTTGAATCAGTGAAAGATTCTGTGAATGCCTACGTGGTGAATCTGAACACGCATCCGGCCTACTCATCGTTCCGTAAATCGCGCGCTCAGCTGCGTAAAGCGGATCAGGAAGTGACGGCCAGCACGATGATCCACAAGCTGAAAGGTTATTCGACCAAGGGACAGAGCTATAACAACTATCTGTTCGCGATGTACCAGGATAACCAGCGCTTAATCGCCGCACATATGTAATTCAAAAAAACGCCTTCCATCGGAAGGCGTTTTCTTTTCTCTTTTTTCTACATCATCACTTCGCTGTGACGCTCCCGGTACTCTTTTGGCGTACTTTCATACTCCTTTCGGAACACGGAATAAAAATATTGCAGCGACGGGTAACCGCACATCTGTGAGATTTCGTTGATCGACAATGAGGTGGAGATCAGCAGGCTGCGTGCTTTCTCCAGTTTCTCGGCGTGGATGACCGCATGAATGGTTTCGCCCACTTCCTCTTTAAACCGCTTCTCCAGATTCGAACGGGAAATACCCACCGAGTCCAGCACCTGATCGACCTTAATCCCTTTGCAGGCGTTGTTGCGAATGTAGTGCATGGCCTGAATAACTGCCGGGTCGCTTAAGGAGCGGTAATCCGTTGAACGGCGTTCGACTACGCGAACTGGGGGAACCAGTAAGCGCTGAAGCGGCAACGCTTCTTTATCCAGCAGACGATGCAGTAACTTCGCCGCCTGATAGCCCATCTGCCGCGTACCCTGTGCCACGGACGAGAGCGCCACGCGAGAGAGGTAACGCGTCAGCTCCTCGTTATCGATGCCAATGACGCACAGTTTTTCCGGCACCGGAATGTGTAAATGTTCGCAGACCTGCAAGACGTGGCGGGCACGAGCATCCGTAACGGCAATGATGCCGGTTTGCGGCGGCAGAGTTTGCAGCCAGTCCGCCAGTCGGTTTTGCGCGTGCTGCCAGTTTTCCGGCGCGGTCTCCAGCCCCTGATAAACCACGCCGCGGTACTTCTCCTGCGCGACAAGCTGGCAGAAAGCATGTTCACGCTCAACTGCCCAGCGCTTGCCGCTGGTTGACGGTAAACCATAAAACGCGAAGCGATGGACGCCTTTCTCTTTCAAATGCAGGAAGGCGGTCTCAACCAGCGCATGGTTATCGGTGGCGATATAGTGGACCGGCGGATAGTGCTCGGGCGCATGGTAAGAGCCGCCGACGCCGACAATCGGAACGTCGACGTCAGTCAGCAATTGCTCAATGACGGGGTCGTCGTAGTCAGCGATGACCCCATCGCCCAGCCACTCTTTGATGTTTTCGAGACGGGTTCGGAAATCTTCTTCGATAAAAATATCCCACTCGGATTGCGACGCCTGCAAATATTCACCAACGCCCTCCACCACCTGACGGTCGTAGGCTTTGTTGGCATTGAATAACAACGTGATGCGGTGACGCTTTTCAAACATGGCTAACTTCCCAAATAAGTCACAATATTGTTATCAGGCTCGTCGCTTGGTTGCAGAGTCCATCCAGACTGCCAGCAAAAGAATGGCCCCCTTGACGATATACTGCCAAAACGTCGGGACGTCCATCATACTCATCCCGTTATCCAACGAAGCCATGATAAATGCCCCCATCACCGCGCCTGCCACGCTGCCGACACCGCCTGCGAGGCTGGTGCCGCCAATGACACAGGCGGCGATAGCATCCAGCTCGGCGATGTTCCCGGCCGAGGGAGAACCCGCCCCCAGACGCGAGCTGAGGATCAACCCGGCGATAGCAACCATCAGGCCGTTAATGGCGAAGACGGCGAGTTTGGTGCGCTCGACGTTGATCCCTGAAAGGCGAGCAGCCTCAAGGTTGCCGCCGATGGCATAAATACGGCGACCAAACGCGGTACGCGTGGCCATAAACATCCCGGCCAGCAGCAACAGTGCCAGCAGCAATACCGGCGTCGGGACACCGCGATAGTCGTTCAGAAGCCAGATTGCGCCCAGTACAATGACCGCAGTGAGTGCCTGACGACCGACTGTGGACGTTGACGCTGGCGATGCCAGACCCAACGCCTGACGGCGCATTCGTCCACGCCACTGCCAGGCCACAAACGCCAGCAACCCAATCACACCGAACGTAAAGCCGACGCTATCGGCGAGGTAGCTCTGACCAATTTGTGACATGGCTGCGCTGGTAGGGGAGACGGTGGTGCCGTTGGTAATGCCAATTAAGATCCCGCGGAAGGCCAGCATCCCCGCCAGCGTGACAATGAACGACGGGACTTTACGGTAGGCAACCCACCAGCCGTTCCAGGCGCCCAGCAGCAGGCCCAGCACCAGCGTAACCGCAATGGTCAGCGGCAGTGGCCAGCCAAGCCAGACGTCAAAAATGGCCGCCACGCCACCAAGCAGACCCATCATCGACCCCACCGA from Enterobacter ludwigii includes the following:
- the avtA gene encoding valine--pyruvate transaminase gives rise to the protein MTFSLFGDKFTRHSGITRLMEDLNDGLRTPGAIMLGGGNPAQIPEMNTYFQTLLAQMLESGKATDALCNYDGPQGKTELLTLLAEMLRKELGWDIEPQNIALTNGSQSAFFYLFNLFAGRRADGTTKKVLFPLAPEYIGYADSGLEEDLFVSARPNIELLPEGQFKYHVDFEHLHIGEETGMICVSRPTNPTGNVITDDELMKLDALANQHDIPLVIDNAYGVPFPGIIFSEARPLWNPNIVLCMSLSKLGLPGSRCGIIIANEKIITAITNMNGIISLSPGGIGPAMMCEMIKRNDLLRLSNEVIKPFYYQRVQETIAILRRYLPEERCLIHKPEGAIFLWLWFKDLPITTELLYQRLKKRGVLMVPGDYFFPGLDKPWPHTHQCMRMNYVPDPEKIEAGVKILAEEIEYAWREDSQ
- the yiaJ gene encoding IclR family transcriptional regulator YiaJ, translated to MSTKESEMTQEKERPAGSQSLFRGLMLIEILSNYPNGCPLAHLSELAGLNKSTVHRLLQGLQSCGYVTPAPAAGSYRLTTKFIAVGQKALSSLNIIHVAAPHLETLNIATGETVNFSSREDDHAILIYKLEPTTGMLRTRAYIGQHMPLYCSAMGKIYMAFGHQDYVASYWQSHQEQIQPLTRNTITELSAMYDELAEIREHSMAMDKEENELGVSCLAVPVFDIHGRVPYAISISLSTSRMKQIGEKNLLKPLRETAEAISKELGFNVRGA
- a CDS encoding protein bax; this translates as MISTPIRRYGAAILMLLTMAFSGEVLAKTHTDTTSKKAHVIKTTSSKVSSKQEYSRNSAKSSSLPDLRKYPSGTPRKKAFLRTVMPYITSQNAAITADRNWLIAKQYDSRWSPSERARLKDITKRYKVSWNGNTRRVPWNSLLERVDIIPGSMVATMAAAESGWGTSKLARNNNNLFGMKCIKGRCNNAPGKVKGYSQFESVKDSVNAYVVNLNTHPAYSSFRKSRAQLRKADQEVTASTMIHKLKGYSTKGQSYNNYLFAMYQDNQRLIAAHM
- a CDS encoding alpha-amylase, which produces MKRTALAFLMLPALAHADWSSPGFNTFSAEGTGIFTSQAKLAKGTRPLTLSFDNTCWQPTDAIKLNEMLSLKKCDGTPPQWRLFRDGEYQMRVDTRSGTPTLMLTIQSTAEPSVANVTRQCPKWDGKPLTLEVGNDFPEGSVVRDFYSKKTATVQNGKITLQPAANSNGLLLLERAETDKPAPFSWQNATVYFVLTDRFVNGDPSNDNSYGRHKDGMQEIGTFHGGDLKGLTTRLDYLQQLGVNALWISSPLEQIHGWVGGGTKGDFPHYAYHGYYTQDWTTLDANMGTEDDLRHLVDEAHKRGIRILFDIVMNHTGYATLADMQAFQFGALYLQGEELKKTLGEHWTDWKPGAGQSWHSFNDYINFSDKAAWEKWWGKKWIRTDIGDYDNPGFDDLTLSLAFLPDLKTESTTPSGLPNFYQHKPDTHAKAISGYTPRDYLTHWLSQWVRDYGIDGFRVDTAKHVELEAWQQLKDQASQALAAWKGANPDKKLDNTPFWMTGESWGHGVMQSDYYRHGFDAMINFDYQEQAAKAVGCLADIDLTWQQMAEKLQSFNVLSYLSSHDTRLFREGGQRAAELLLLAPGSVQIYYGDESERPFGPTGSDPLQGTRSDMNWQDVTGKQALTVAHWQVLGQFRARHPAIGEGKQTTLSLKEGYGFVREHNGDKVMVVWAGNQ
- the yiaK gene encoding 3-dehydro-L-gulonate 2-dehydrogenase, with product MKVTFEELKAAFRRVLVDRGVKADTADACAEMFARTTESGVYSHGVNRFPRFIQQLDAGDIIPDAQPTRVTSLGAIEQWDARRSIGNLTAKKMMDRATELAADHGIGLVALRNANHWMRGGSYGWQAAEKGYIGICWTNSIAVMPAWGSKACCIGTNPLIVAIPSTPITMVDMSMSMFSYGMLEVNRLAGRTLPVDGGFDDEGHLTREPGVIEKNRRILPMGYWKGSGLSIVLDMIATLLSNGSSVAEVTQDNSDEYGVSQIFIAIEVDRLIDGPTRDAKLQRIMDFIINAERADENVAVRLPGHEFTRLLEENRRNGITIDDSVWAKIQSL
- a CDS encoding YhcH/YjgK/YiaL family protein, which produces MILGHISQPNPCRLPRAIEKALDFLRTTDFTALAPGVVDIDGRNIFAQVLDLTTRTWDENRPEVHRRYLDIQFLAWGEEKIGVAIDTGNNEISESLLEQRDIIFYHGSENESFIEMTPGTYAIFFPQDVHRPACIKNKVSAIRKIVVKVAISEID
- a CDS encoding 4Fe-4S binding protein: MNRFILADTEKCIGCRTCEVACVVSHQGMLSAGAFAPRIRVVKGGAFTTAVGCHQCEDAPCATVCPTQAIRHTAGAWRVEPARCIGCKSCVVACPFGAMQVQRVGNRVQAVKCDMCADREAGPACVEACPTHALRCVDPARLRTERLHNLA
- a CDS encoding DUF4862 family protein; protein product: MTNTGFIIGAYPCAPSFHQQGEQEEQDFWRALSDTPDIRGLEQPCLEDLHPLGDEWLFRHTPGDWQMVVTAVMETMRRRGTNGAFGLASADEEQRKACVDYYRHLLRKIDAINTRFPGKIIALEMQAAPQAGNPSVEQATAAFSRSVREITSWDWSCDLVLEHCDAMTGPAPRKGFLPLAQVLEVVKETDISVCINWARSAIEGRNTALPPEHVKAALEAGKLGALMFSGTSARGAYGEWQDLHAPFSPFCTDSLMTTEQVKALFTAASAATLKFSGIKLLEINANANVSHRIAILRDGISEMKKATQ
- a CDS encoding MFS transporter, which translates into the protein MNISTHALQADIPRQRWLRIIPPILIACIISYMDRVNIAFAMPGGMDEELGISATMAGLAGGIFFIGYLFLQVPGGKIAVHGSGKKFIGWSLVAWAVISVLTGVVTNQYQLLALRFLLGVAEGGMLPVVLTMISNWFPDAERGRANAIVIMFVPIAGIITAPLSGWIITALDWRWLFIIEGLMSIVVLVLWVFTVYDRPQEARWISEAEKNYLIQTLAAEQQAIAGKAVKNASLSAVLSDKTMWQLIALNFFYQTGIYGYTLWLPTILKELTHTSIGQVGMLAILPYVGAIAGMFLFSSLSDRTGKRKLFVSLPLIGFALCMFLSVALKENIWLAYAALVGCGFFLQSAAGVFWTIPARLFSAEMAGGARGVINALGNLGGFCGPYAVGVLITLYSKDAGVYCLAVSLALASLLALMLPAKCDAGAEPNPGVNPHKHAA